From a single Novipirellula caenicola genomic region:
- a CDS encoding family 16 glycosylhydrolase, translated as MTLSCGSLFAADRDWGSLEIPAKAGEGRTWKLQSVSDDFSYTAKPTEKPSEFTDRWRDSFINKWLGPGLTEFNSGHSYVTNGHLGIHASRKPDTKKVYTGAISSKETFTYPLFVEARVKISGLVLASNVWMLSSDSTQEIDILEAYGSQRDSETWTAHRLHLSHHVFIRDPFQDYQPTDEESWYFNGTNWRKDFHRIGVHWRDPWHLEYFVDGKRVRTVSGREMIDPKGFTRGTGLSKPMHIIINAEDQDWRSDQGITPTDEELSDVENGIMWVDWIRVYKAEKMTGDEPLPP; from the coding sequence GGCGAAAGCTGGAGAGGGGCGAACTTGGAAACTGCAATCTGTCTCCGATGATTTCAGCTACACAGCCAAGCCCACTGAGAAGCCAAGTGAATTCACCGATCGCTGGCGCGATTCATTCATCAATAAATGGCTTGGTCCTGGACTGACAGAGTTCAACTCAGGGCATTCGTATGTCACCAATGGCCATTTAGGAATTCACGCCAGCCGCAAACCGGATACGAAAAAAGTTTATACTGGCGCGATTTCGTCGAAGGAAACCTTCACCTATCCGCTGTTCGTCGAGGCGCGGGTTAAGATCAGTGGCCTTGTACTTGCCTCGAACGTTTGGATGCTCAGCTCGGATTCCACTCAAGAGATTGATATTTTGGAAGCCTACGGCAGCCAACGCGACAGTGAGACCTGGACTGCACATCGGCTGCACCTCAGTCACCATGTTTTCATCCGTGATCCGTTTCAGGACTACCAGCCCACTGACGAGGAATCGTGGTATTTCAATGGCACGAACTGGCGAAAAGACTTCCATCGGATCGGTGTCCACTGGCGCGACCCGTGGCACCTCGAATACTTCGTGGACGGCAAACGGGTTAGAACGGTGTCTGGTCGTGAGATGATTGATCCAAAGGGGTTTACGCGTGGCACCGGATTGAGCAAGCCAATGCACATTATCATTAATGCCGAAGACCAAGATTGGCGTTCTGATCAGGGGATCACGCCGACGGACGAGGAACTATCGGATGTCGAGAACGGCATTATGTGGGTGGATTGGATACGCGTCTACAAAGCCGAAAAAATGACCGGCGACGAACCATTGCCCCCGTGA